A single Gasterosteus aculeatus chromosome 2, fGasAcu3.hap1.1, whole genome shotgun sequence DNA region contains:
- the LOC120829194 gene encoding rho guanine nucleotide exchange factor 10-like protein isoform X3 codes for MTFELPADVLRLKQRCARKELAARLTAPRVAQRRHSSDSKVQQLKKAARSGTRGGLEKTKLAMIRKVSFLQRKDSAAGVKDDAGYLDVALCELKHPPPQLCPMPEGLSSQQVVRRLILSSIVQSESSYLDSLNRILQEYQRPLLESQNGILKPKEVREIFYRLQEIHQCHFMFQIALASRVTEWDHSETIGDLFVASFSKSMVQEVYSDYINNFTNAITLIKKACTSKPAFLDFLKNKQSSSPDRITLYGLMVKPIQRFPQFILLLQDMLKNTPKTHMDRLPLQLALTALESLAEKLNEQKRQADQEAEIRQLARSVGDRNLNKRLNSEQRQLIQCELLTEIVYGNKGQVIKMKERKVFLLNDILICANVDLKGPPNISGLVPVGPKYTVKWCSPLLQTQVVEVGQDRQQRSDSVITARRRSPTHSTTGKVFLGPPRLYQELQELQHDLAVVEEVSLLVGTLHGTYQNLNSTVSQDWCLALQRLMRLKEEEIQKANKCRLRLSIPGKPDKSGRPVNIIVVFNTPSPLSKITWVNRLHLAKTAHRQENTPGWEYAEEYVKTKAPISCPLLTCKLPVFSSKTPSLKLEAALHSPSQSSLLGFCIASTSLPQGYLWVAGGESSFNNGQVQIFSLNRATPRLVKTVPLSSPVLCLEYVKEPCPSTEEREAPSAAKIGNIICVGLQDGSICVYSSVDTAVQCLLTLVNPDRSPVLCLKHSLSFLFAGLANGKVTVYHRRAGERLWDVESCRLVSVGCEPVCSLLTLEDAVWASCANRVTVIQGSSLHTQSFTAHSDPGCSVRHMIRSGGGVWMAFTQGSSIHLFHTETLEPLQDVNISTRTTHLRPGRVCVSSLLMCQGLLWVGTSQGIILTFPLPTLEGIPKITGKGMTSLNAHCGPVDFLVSSSSTLDSFLNSTVEGANREAEGGRGGGAGDEELRKCEQRSLQQDSEASPPREEKPKRLLLQYRLHSTCQLPGKLLSAQPEQGTHRPPTGCLEHSPEDCSIYEVSEDPDVWVRGRPVEWWKEGEVRRNKVTSTAIFSGGRGHRRIGQMSSLGTCSASTENTLLVWQLPLTLSQ; via the exons ATGACATTTGAG CTGCCTGCGGATGTgctgaggctgaagcagcgctgtGCCAGGAAAGAGCTGGCAGCGCGTCTCACTGCACCTCGTGTTGCCCAACGCAGACACAGTTCTGACAGCAAG GTGCAGCAGTTGAAGAAAGCAGCAAGAAGTGGTACCAGGGGCGGTTTAGAAAAGACAAAGTTAGCCATGATTCGCAAAGTGTCATTCCTGCAGAGAAAAGATTCCGCAG CTGGGGTAAAAGATGATGCGGGTTACCTGGATGTGGCTTTGTGTGAGTTGAAGCACCCTCCACCACAACTGTGCCCAATGCCAGAGGGGCTCAGCAGTCAGCAG GTGGTCAGACGTCTCATCCTGAGCTCCATTGTGCAGAGTGAGAGCAGCTACCTGGACTCTCTCAACAGAATCCTCCAG GAATACCAGAGGCCTTTGTTGGAGTCGCAGAACGGGATCCTAAAGCCCAAGGAGGTGCGGGAAATCTTTTATCGTCTGCAGGAGATCCATCAGTGCCACTTCATGTTCCAGATCGCCTTGGCGTCCCGCGTGACTGAGTGGGATCACAGCGAGACCATCGGAGACCTGTTCGTCGCCTCG TTCTCTAAGTCCATGGTGCAGGAGGTGTACAGTGACTACATCAACAACTTCACCAACGCCATAACACTGATCAAGAAGGCCTGCACGTCTAAACCTGCTTTCCTGGACTTTCTAAAG AACAAGCAGTCGTCCAGTCCAGACAGAATCACTCTGTACGGCCTGATGGTCAAACCCATCCAACGCTTTCCTCAGTTCATTCTGCTGCTCCAG GACATGTTGAAGAACACTCCAAAGACCCACATGGACCGGCTGCCCCTGCAGCTGGCTCTCACAGCGCTGGAGAGCCTGGCAGAGAAGCTCAACGAACAGAAGCGCCAGGCGGATCAGGAGGCTGAGATCCGGCAGTTGGCCCGCAGTGTGGGGGACCGCAACCTCAACAAG CGGCTGAACTCGGAGCAGCGGCAGCTGATTCAGTGTGAACTGCTCACTGAAATTGTTTATGGTAATAAAGGTCAAGTTATCAAGATGAAGGAGCGGAAGGTCTTCCTCCTCAACGACATCCTGATCTGTGCCAATGTTGACCTGAA GGGTCCCCCCAACATCAGCGGCCTGGTTCCTGTTGGTCCCAAGTACACGGTGAAGTGGTGCAGCCCCCTGCTGCAGActcaggtggtggaggtgggacAGGACAGGCAGCAGAGAAGCGACAGTGTCATCACAGCTAGACGCCGCAGCCCAACCCACAGCACCACTG GTAAAGTGTTCCTGGGTCCTCCCAGACTGtaccaggagctgcaggagctgcagcatGACCTggctgtggtggaggaggtctcACTGCTGGTGGGCACGCTTCACGGGACCTACCAG aaTCTAAATTCCACAGTGTCTCAGGACTGGTGTCTGGCTCTGCAGAGGCTGATGcggctgaaggaggaggagatccaGAAGGCCAACAAGTGTCGCCTGCGTCTGTCTATACCAGGCAAACCTGACAA ATCTGGTCGTCCAGTGAACATCATTGTTGTCTTCAACACTCCCAGCCCCCTCAGTAAGATAACATGGGTGAACCGGCTTCATCTCGCCAAGACAGCCCACA gacaGGAAAACACTCCTGGCTGGGAATATGCTGAAGAATACGTGAAGACAAAAGCTCCAATTAGTTGTCCACTATTAACCTGCAAGCTCCCTGTCTTCTCCTCCAAAACACCCTCACTGAAg CTGGAGGCAGCTCTTCACAGCCCATCTCAGTCTAGCCTGCTTGGTTTCTGCATTGCCAGTACGTCTTTACCACAGGGTTACCTCTGG GTTGCAGGGGGAGAAAGCAGCTTCAACAATGGCCAAGTGCAGATCTTCTCGCTGAACCGAGCAACTCCTCGCCTGGTCAAGACTGTCCCGCTTAGTTCCCCTGTCCTCTGTCTGGAATATGTGAAGGAGCCGTGTCCCAgcacagaggagagggaggcccCGTCCGCAGCCAAGATAGGAAACATCATCTGTGTTGGCCTACAGGACGGCAG CATCTGTGTGTACAGCAGCGTGGACACAGCTGTTCAGTGCCTGTTGACCTTGGTGAACCCTGACCGCAGCCCTGTCCTCTGCCTCAAGCACTCGCTGTCTTTCCTCTTTGCTGGACTGGCCAATGGCAAAGTCACTGTTTACCATAGAAGGGCTGGTG AGCGACTGTGGGACGTGGAATCGTGCAGGCTGGTGTCTGTGGGCTGTGAGCCTGTCTGCAGTCTGCTGACACTTGAAGACGCTGTTTGGGCCAGCTGTGCCAACCGGGTCACTGTCATCCAAGGATCCAGCCTCCACACACAG AGCTTCACAGCCCACTCTGATCCAGGCTGCAGTGTTCGCCACATGATTCGTTCAGGCGGGGGGGTTTGGATGGCCTTCACCCAGGGCTCCTCTATTCACCTGTTTCACACCGAGACCCTGGAACCACTACAGGATGTCAACATCTCCACCCGCACCACCCATCTGAGGCCAG GTCGGGTTTGTGTGTCTAGCCTGCTGATGTGCCAGGGCCTGCTGTGGGTGGGGACCAGCCAAGGCATCATCCTCACCTTCCCTCTGCCCACGCTGGAGGGCATCCCCAAGATCACAG GTAAGGGGATGACGTCTCTGAATGCCCACTGCGGTCCGGTGGACTTTCTGGTGTCCAGTTCCAGCACACTGGACTCCTTCCTCAACAGTACTGTGGAGGGGGCGAACCGAGAAGCAGAGGGCGGTCGAGGTGGTGGGGCGGGAGATGAAGAGTTGCGGAAGTGTGAGCAGAGAAGCCTTCAGCAGGACTCAGAAGCTTCTCCACCCAGGGAGGAGAAACCCAAACGTCTCCTGCTGCAATATCGTCTCCATTCCACCTGCCAGCTGCCTgggaagctgctgtctgctcaGCCCGAACAGGGGACCCACAGGCCCCCCACCGGCTGTCTGGAGCACAGCCCGGAGGACTGCTCCATCTATGAAGTGAGCGAGGACCCTGATGTGTGGGTAAGAGGACGGCCAGTGGAGTGGTGGAAGGAGGGGGAGGTCAGGCGCAACAAAGTCACCTCAACAGCCATCTTCTCCGGTGGCAGAGGACACCGCCGGATAGGACAGATGTCCTCACTAGGCACCTGCTCAGCCTCCACTGAAAACACTCTGCTGGTGTGGCAGCTGCCTCTGACTCTCAGCCAATGA
- the LOC120829194 gene encoding rho guanine nucleotide exchange factor 10-like protein isoform X2: protein MYYFSIHDCSPVRPSVWIPPLYDKRDPSELAHPRHAGKAQQPQHNPLHLPADVLRLKQRCARKELAARLTAPRVAQRRHSSDSKVQQLKKAARSGTRGGLEKTKLAMIRKVSFLQRKDSAAGVKDDAGYLDVALCELKHPPPQLCPMPEGLSSQQVVRRLILSSIVQSESSYLDSLNRILQEYQRPLLESQNGILKPKEVREIFYRLQEIHQCHFMFQIALASRVTEWDHSETIGDLFVASFSKSMVQEVYSDYINNFTNAITLIKKACTSKPAFLDFLKNKQSSSPDRITLYGLMVKPIQRFPQFILLLQDMLKNTPKTHMDRLPLQLALTALESLAEKLNEQKRQADQEAEIRQLARSVGDRNLNKRLNSEQRQLIQCELLTEIVYGNKGQVIKMKERKVFLLNDILICANVDLKGPPNISGLVPVGPKYTVKWCSPLLQTQVVEVGQDRQQRSDSVITARRRSPTHSTTVFLGPPRLYQELQELQHDLAVVEEVSLLVGTLHGTYQNLNSTVSQDWCLALQRLMRLKEEEIQKANKCRLRLSIPGKPDKSGRPVNIIVVFNTPSPLSKITWVNRLHLAKTAHRQENTPGWEYAEEYVKTKAPISCPLLTCKLPVFSSKTPSLKLEAALHSPSQSSLLGFCIASTSLPQGYLWVAGGESSFNNGQVQIFSLNRATPRLVKTVPLSSPVLCLEYVKEPCPSTEEREAPSAAKIGNIICVGLQDGSICVYSSVDTAVQCLLTLVNPDRSPVLCLKHSLSFLFAGLANGKVTVYHRRAGERLWDVESCRLVSVGCEPVCSLLTLEDAVWASCANRVTVIQGSSLHTQSFTAHSDPGCSVRHMIRSGGGVWMAFTQGSSIHLFHTETLEPLQDVNISTRTTHLRPGRVCVSSLLMCQGLLWVGTSQGIILTFPLPTLEGIPKITGKGMTSLNAHCGPVDFLVSSSSTLDSFLNSTVEGANREAEGGRGGGAGDEELRKCEQRSLQQDSEASPPREEKPKRLLLQYRLHSTCQLPGKLLSAQPEQGTHRPPTGCLEHSPEDCSIYEVSEDPDVWVRGRPVEWWKEGEVRRNKVTSTAIFSGGRGHRRIGQMSSLGTCSASTENTLLVWQLPLTLSQ, encoded by the exons atgtattattttagCATCCACGACTGTTCTCCTGTTCGCCCATCGGTCTGGATCCCCCCTCTTTACGATAAGAGGGACCCATCTGAGCTCGCTCATCCACGGCATGCAGGGAAAGCACAGCAACCCCAACACAACCCGTTACAT CTGCCTGCGGATGTgctgaggctgaagcagcgctgtGCCAGGAAAGAGCTGGCAGCGCGTCTCACTGCACCTCGTGTTGCCCAACGCAGACACAGTTCTGACAGCAAG GTGCAGCAGTTGAAGAAAGCAGCAAGAAGTGGTACCAGGGGCGGTTTAGAAAAGACAAAGTTAGCCATGATTCGCAAAGTGTCATTCCTGCAGAGAAAAGATTCCGCAG CTGGGGTAAAAGATGATGCGGGTTACCTGGATGTGGCTTTGTGTGAGTTGAAGCACCCTCCACCACAACTGTGCCCAATGCCAGAGGGGCTCAGCAGTCAGCAG GTGGTCAGACGTCTCATCCTGAGCTCCATTGTGCAGAGTGAGAGCAGCTACCTGGACTCTCTCAACAGAATCCTCCAG GAATACCAGAGGCCTTTGTTGGAGTCGCAGAACGGGATCCTAAAGCCCAAGGAGGTGCGGGAAATCTTTTATCGTCTGCAGGAGATCCATCAGTGCCACTTCATGTTCCAGATCGCCTTGGCGTCCCGCGTGACTGAGTGGGATCACAGCGAGACCATCGGAGACCTGTTCGTCGCCTCG TTCTCTAAGTCCATGGTGCAGGAGGTGTACAGTGACTACATCAACAACTTCACCAACGCCATAACACTGATCAAGAAGGCCTGCACGTCTAAACCTGCTTTCCTGGACTTTCTAAAG AACAAGCAGTCGTCCAGTCCAGACAGAATCACTCTGTACGGCCTGATGGTCAAACCCATCCAACGCTTTCCTCAGTTCATTCTGCTGCTCCAG GACATGTTGAAGAACACTCCAAAGACCCACATGGACCGGCTGCCCCTGCAGCTGGCTCTCACAGCGCTGGAGAGCCTGGCAGAGAAGCTCAACGAACAGAAGCGCCAGGCGGATCAGGAGGCTGAGATCCGGCAGTTGGCCCGCAGTGTGGGGGACCGCAACCTCAACAAG CGGCTGAACTCGGAGCAGCGGCAGCTGATTCAGTGTGAACTGCTCACTGAAATTGTTTATGGTAATAAAGGTCAAGTTATCAAGATGAAGGAGCGGAAGGTCTTCCTCCTCAACGACATCCTGATCTGTGCCAATGTTGACCTGAA GGGTCCCCCCAACATCAGCGGCCTGGTTCCTGTTGGTCCCAAGTACACGGTGAAGTGGTGCAGCCCCCTGCTGCAGActcaggtggtggaggtgggacAGGACAGGCAGCAGAGAAGCGACAGTGTCATCACAGCTAGACGCCGCAGCCCAACCCACAGCACCACTG TGTTCCTGGGTCCTCCCAGACTGtaccaggagctgcaggagctgcagcatGACCTggctgtggtggaggaggtctcACTGCTGGTGGGCACGCTTCACGGGACCTACCAG aaTCTAAATTCCACAGTGTCTCAGGACTGGTGTCTGGCTCTGCAGAGGCTGATGcggctgaaggaggaggagatccaGAAGGCCAACAAGTGTCGCCTGCGTCTGTCTATACCAGGCAAACCTGACAA ATCTGGTCGTCCAGTGAACATCATTGTTGTCTTCAACACTCCCAGCCCCCTCAGTAAGATAACATGGGTGAACCGGCTTCATCTCGCCAAGACAGCCCACA gacaGGAAAACACTCCTGGCTGGGAATATGCTGAAGAATACGTGAAGACAAAAGCTCCAATTAGTTGTCCACTATTAACCTGCAAGCTCCCTGTCTTCTCCTCCAAAACACCCTCACTGAAg CTGGAGGCAGCTCTTCACAGCCCATCTCAGTCTAGCCTGCTTGGTTTCTGCATTGCCAGTACGTCTTTACCACAGGGTTACCTCTGG GTTGCAGGGGGAGAAAGCAGCTTCAACAATGGCCAAGTGCAGATCTTCTCGCTGAACCGAGCAACTCCTCGCCTGGTCAAGACTGTCCCGCTTAGTTCCCCTGTCCTCTGTCTGGAATATGTGAAGGAGCCGTGTCCCAgcacagaggagagggaggcccCGTCCGCAGCCAAGATAGGAAACATCATCTGTGTTGGCCTACAGGACGGCAG CATCTGTGTGTACAGCAGCGTGGACACAGCTGTTCAGTGCCTGTTGACCTTGGTGAACCCTGACCGCAGCCCTGTCCTCTGCCTCAAGCACTCGCTGTCTTTCCTCTTTGCTGGACTGGCCAATGGCAAAGTCACTGTTTACCATAGAAGGGCTGGTG AGCGACTGTGGGACGTGGAATCGTGCAGGCTGGTGTCTGTGGGCTGTGAGCCTGTCTGCAGTCTGCTGACACTTGAAGACGCTGTTTGGGCCAGCTGTGCCAACCGGGTCACTGTCATCCAAGGATCCAGCCTCCACACACAG AGCTTCACAGCCCACTCTGATCCAGGCTGCAGTGTTCGCCACATGATTCGTTCAGGCGGGGGGGTTTGGATGGCCTTCACCCAGGGCTCCTCTATTCACCTGTTTCACACCGAGACCCTGGAACCACTACAGGATGTCAACATCTCCACCCGCACCACCCATCTGAGGCCAG GTCGGGTTTGTGTGTCTAGCCTGCTGATGTGCCAGGGCCTGCTGTGGGTGGGGACCAGCCAAGGCATCATCCTCACCTTCCCTCTGCCCACGCTGGAGGGCATCCCCAAGATCACAG GTAAGGGGATGACGTCTCTGAATGCCCACTGCGGTCCGGTGGACTTTCTGGTGTCCAGTTCCAGCACACTGGACTCCTTCCTCAACAGTACTGTGGAGGGGGCGAACCGAGAAGCAGAGGGCGGTCGAGGTGGTGGGGCGGGAGATGAAGAGTTGCGGAAGTGTGAGCAGAGAAGCCTTCAGCAGGACTCAGAAGCTTCTCCACCCAGGGAGGAGAAACCCAAACGTCTCCTGCTGCAATATCGTCTCCATTCCACCTGCCAGCTGCCTgggaagctgctgtctgctcaGCCCGAACAGGGGACCCACAGGCCCCCCACCGGCTGTCTGGAGCACAGCCCGGAGGACTGCTCCATCTATGAAGTGAGCGAGGACCCTGATGTGTGGGTAAGAGGACGGCCAGTGGAGTGGTGGAAGGAGGGGGAGGTCAGGCGCAACAAAGTCACCTCAACAGCCATCTTCTCCGGTGGCAGAGGACACCGCCGGATAGGACAGATGTCCTCACTAGGCACCTGCTCAGCCTCCACTGAAAACACTCTGCTGGTGTGGCAGCTGCCTCTGACTCTCAGCCAATGA
- the LOC120829194 gene encoding rho guanine nucleotide exchange factor 10-like protein isoform X4 — translation MIRKVSFLQRKDSAAGVKDDAGYLDVALCELKHPPPQLCPMPEGLSSQQVVRRLILSSIVQSESSYLDSLNRILQEYQRPLLESQNGILKPKEVREIFYRLQEIHQCHFMFQIALASRVTEWDHSETIGDLFVASFSKSMVQEVYSDYINNFTNAITLIKKACTSKPAFLDFLKNKQSSSPDRITLYGLMVKPIQRFPQFILLLQDMLKNTPKTHMDRLPLQLALTALESLAEKLNEQKRQADQEAEIRQLARSVGDRNLNKRLNSEQRQLIQCELLTEIVYGNKGQVIKMKERKVFLLNDILICANVDLKGPPNISGLVPVGPKYTVKWCSPLLQTQVVEVGQDRQQRSDSVITARRRSPTHSTTGKVFLGPPRLYQELQELQHDLAVVEEVSLLVGTLHGTYQNLNSTVSQDWCLALQRLMRLKEEEIQKANKCRLRLSIPGKPDKSGRPVNIIVVFNTPSPLSKITWVNRLHLAKTAHRQENTPGWEYAEEYVKTKAPISCPLLTCKLPVFSSKTPSLKLEAALHSPSQSSLLGFCIASTSLPQGYLWVAGGESSFNNGQVQIFSLNRATPRLVKTVPLSSPVLCLEYVKEPCPSTEEREAPSAAKIGNIICVGLQDGSICVYSSVDTAVQCLLTLVNPDRSPVLCLKHSLSFLFAGLANGKVTVYHRRAGERLWDVESCRLVSVGCEPVCSLLTLEDAVWASCANRVTVIQGSSLHTQSFTAHSDPGCSVRHMIRSGGGVWMAFTQGSSIHLFHTETLEPLQDVNISTRTTHLRPGRVCVSSLLMCQGLLWVGTSQGIILTFPLPTLEGIPKITGKGMTSLNAHCGPVDFLVSSSSTLDSFLNSTVEGANREAEGGRGGGAGDEELRKCEQRSLQQDSEASPPREEKPKRLLLQYRLHSTCQLPGKLLSAQPEQGTHRPPTGCLEHSPEDCSIYEVSEDPDVWVRGRPVEWWKEGEVRRNKVTSTAIFSGGRGHRRIGQMSSLGTCSASTENTLLVWQLPLTLSQ, via the exons ATGATTCGCAAAGTGTCATTCCTGCAGAGAAAAGATTCCGCAG CTGGGGTAAAAGATGATGCGGGTTACCTGGATGTGGCTTTGTGTGAGTTGAAGCACCCTCCACCACAACTGTGCCCAATGCCAGAGGGGCTCAGCAGTCAGCAG GTGGTCAGACGTCTCATCCTGAGCTCCATTGTGCAGAGTGAGAGCAGCTACCTGGACTCTCTCAACAGAATCCTCCAG GAATACCAGAGGCCTTTGTTGGAGTCGCAGAACGGGATCCTAAAGCCCAAGGAGGTGCGGGAAATCTTTTATCGTCTGCAGGAGATCCATCAGTGCCACTTCATGTTCCAGATCGCCTTGGCGTCCCGCGTGACTGAGTGGGATCACAGCGAGACCATCGGAGACCTGTTCGTCGCCTCG TTCTCTAAGTCCATGGTGCAGGAGGTGTACAGTGACTACATCAACAACTTCACCAACGCCATAACACTGATCAAGAAGGCCTGCACGTCTAAACCTGCTTTCCTGGACTTTCTAAAG AACAAGCAGTCGTCCAGTCCAGACAGAATCACTCTGTACGGCCTGATGGTCAAACCCATCCAACGCTTTCCTCAGTTCATTCTGCTGCTCCAG GACATGTTGAAGAACACTCCAAAGACCCACATGGACCGGCTGCCCCTGCAGCTGGCTCTCACAGCGCTGGAGAGCCTGGCAGAGAAGCTCAACGAACAGAAGCGCCAGGCGGATCAGGAGGCTGAGATCCGGCAGTTGGCCCGCAGTGTGGGGGACCGCAACCTCAACAAG CGGCTGAACTCGGAGCAGCGGCAGCTGATTCAGTGTGAACTGCTCACTGAAATTGTTTATGGTAATAAAGGTCAAGTTATCAAGATGAAGGAGCGGAAGGTCTTCCTCCTCAACGACATCCTGATCTGTGCCAATGTTGACCTGAA GGGTCCCCCCAACATCAGCGGCCTGGTTCCTGTTGGTCCCAAGTACACGGTGAAGTGGTGCAGCCCCCTGCTGCAGActcaggtggtggaggtgggacAGGACAGGCAGCAGAGAAGCGACAGTGTCATCACAGCTAGACGCCGCAGCCCAACCCACAGCACCACTG GTAAAGTGTTCCTGGGTCCTCCCAGACTGtaccaggagctgcaggagctgcagcatGACCTggctgtggtggaggaggtctcACTGCTGGTGGGCACGCTTCACGGGACCTACCAG aaTCTAAATTCCACAGTGTCTCAGGACTGGTGTCTGGCTCTGCAGAGGCTGATGcggctgaaggaggaggagatccaGAAGGCCAACAAGTGTCGCCTGCGTCTGTCTATACCAGGCAAACCTGACAA ATCTGGTCGTCCAGTGAACATCATTGTTGTCTTCAACACTCCCAGCCCCCTCAGTAAGATAACATGGGTGAACCGGCTTCATCTCGCCAAGACAGCCCACA gacaGGAAAACACTCCTGGCTGGGAATATGCTGAAGAATACGTGAAGACAAAAGCTCCAATTAGTTGTCCACTATTAACCTGCAAGCTCCCTGTCTTCTCCTCCAAAACACCCTCACTGAAg CTGGAGGCAGCTCTTCACAGCCCATCTCAGTCTAGCCTGCTTGGTTTCTGCATTGCCAGTACGTCTTTACCACAGGGTTACCTCTGG GTTGCAGGGGGAGAAAGCAGCTTCAACAATGGCCAAGTGCAGATCTTCTCGCTGAACCGAGCAACTCCTCGCCTGGTCAAGACTGTCCCGCTTAGTTCCCCTGTCCTCTGTCTGGAATATGTGAAGGAGCCGTGTCCCAgcacagaggagagggaggcccCGTCCGCAGCCAAGATAGGAAACATCATCTGTGTTGGCCTACAGGACGGCAG CATCTGTGTGTACAGCAGCGTGGACACAGCTGTTCAGTGCCTGTTGACCTTGGTGAACCCTGACCGCAGCCCTGTCCTCTGCCTCAAGCACTCGCTGTCTTTCCTCTTTGCTGGACTGGCCAATGGCAAAGTCACTGTTTACCATAGAAGGGCTGGTG AGCGACTGTGGGACGTGGAATCGTGCAGGCTGGTGTCTGTGGGCTGTGAGCCTGTCTGCAGTCTGCTGACACTTGAAGACGCTGTTTGGGCCAGCTGTGCCAACCGGGTCACTGTCATCCAAGGATCCAGCCTCCACACACAG AGCTTCACAGCCCACTCTGATCCAGGCTGCAGTGTTCGCCACATGATTCGTTCAGGCGGGGGGGTTTGGATGGCCTTCACCCAGGGCTCCTCTATTCACCTGTTTCACACCGAGACCCTGGAACCACTACAGGATGTCAACATCTCCACCCGCACCACCCATCTGAGGCCAG GTCGGGTTTGTGTGTCTAGCCTGCTGATGTGCCAGGGCCTGCTGTGGGTGGGGACCAGCCAAGGCATCATCCTCACCTTCCCTCTGCCCACGCTGGAGGGCATCCCCAAGATCACAG GTAAGGGGATGACGTCTCTGAATGCCCACTGCGGTCCGGTGGACTTTCTGGTGTCCAGTTCCAGCACACTGGACTCCTTCCTCAACAGTACTGTGGAGGGGGCGAACCGAGAAGCAGAGGGCGGTCGAGGTGGTGGGGCGGGAGATGAAGAGTTGCGGAAGTGTGAGCAGAGAAGCCTTCAGCAGGACTCAGAAGCTTCTCCACCCAGGGAGGAGAAACCCAAACGTCTCCTGCTGCAATATCGTCTCCATTCCACCTGCCAGCTGCCTgggaagctgctgtctgctcaGCCCGAACAGGGGACCCACAGGCCCCCCACCGGCTGTCTGGAGCACAGCCCGGAGGACTGCTCCATCTATGAAGTGAGCGAGGACCCTGATGTGTGGGTAAGAGGACGGCCAGTGGAGTGGTGGAAGGAGGGGGAGGTCAGGCGCAACAAAGTCACCTCAACAGCCATCTTCTCCGGTGGCAGAGGACACCGCCGGATAGGACAGATGTCCTCACTAGGCACCTGCTCAGCCTCCACTGAAAACACTCTGCTGGTGTGGCAGCTGCCTCTGACTCTCAGCCAATGA